Proteins co-encoded in one Opitutus terrae PB90-1 genomic window:
- a CDS encoding NAD(P)H-quinone oxidoreductase gives MKAVVISQPGAPEVLTVAERPTPTIGDEDVLIRVQAAGVNRADVIQRKGHYPAPAGVAADIPGLEVAGLVEACGAKVTRWQVGDPVCALLAGGGYAEFVAVDAGHCLPVPKGWSFTDAAALPEALFTVWSNVFQRGRLQRGETFLVHGGTSGIGMAAVQLAKAQGARVFATAGTDEKCRACEVVGAERCINYRTEDFAAALKDEGVDVILDMIGGDYVAKNLKLLRPEGRLVFINAAKGAKVEVNLLQVMSQRLTITGSTLRSRERTFKAALAAEIELEVWPLLASGQFRANVFKVFALADAAEAHRLMESSQHIGKLVLAL, from the coding sequence ATGAAAGCTGTCGTGATTTCCCAGCCAGGCGCGCCCGAGGTGCTGACGGTGGCGGAGCGTCCCACGCCGACGATCGGTGACGAGGACGTGCTGATCCGCGTCCAAGCCGCCGGCGTGAATCGCGCCGACGTAATCCAGCGCAAGGGGCACTACCCCGCGCCGGCCGGCGTCGCCGCGGATATTCCGGGCCTCGAGGTCGCCGGGCTCGTGGAGGCCTGTGGCGCGAAGGTCACGCGCTGGCAGGTCGGCGATCCGGTTTGCGCGCTGCTGGCCGGCGGGGGCTATGCGGAGTTTGTCGCCGTCGACGCGGGTCACTGCCTGCCCGTTCCGAAGGGCTGGTCCTTCACCGACGCCGCAGCACTGCCGGAAGCACTCTTCACGGTCTGGTCGAACGTCTTTCAACGCGGCCGGCTGCAACGCGGCGAAACGTTTCTCGTGCACGGTGGGACGAGCGGGATCGGCATGGCCGCGGTGCAGCTGGCGAAGGCGCAGGGGGCGCGCGTCTTCGCGACCGCCGGCACCGACGAGAAATGTCGCGCGTGCGAGGTGGTTGGCGCGGAGCGTTGCATCAACTATCGCACGGAAGATTTCGCGGCCGCCCTCAAAGATGAAGGTGTCGATGTCATCCTCGACATGATCGGTGGCGACTACGTTGCGAAAAACCTGAAGCTGCTCCGGCCCGAGGGCCGGCTGGTGTTCATCAACGCCGCGAAAGGAGCCAAGGTGGAGGTGAACCTCCTGCAGGTGATGTCGCAGCGGCTCACGATCACCGGCAGCACCCTGCGGTCCCGCGAGCGCACGTTCAAAGCTGCGCTCGCCGCCGAGATTGAGCTCGAGGTCTGGCCGTTGCTCGCGTCGGGGCAGTTCCGCGCAAACGTCTTCAAGGTGTTCGCGCTCGCCGATGCCGCCGAAGCCCACCGGTTAATGGAGTCGAGCCAGCACATCGGCAAGCTGGTCCTCGCTCTGTAG
- a CDS encoding glycoside hydrolase family 97 protein, translated as MIPLRVVRWFGCLVALSVGGWCAVPSLPVLQSPDGRIAVQIRAGGQLAYDVLVDETVVVRDATLALQVEQTTLGRPAELRTVTPRQHDATVQPVVRQKAATLRDRYHELRLEFAGNYAVVFRAYDEGVAYRWETQLAQSEVKVFAEEAAFNFADNQTVWYPEEESFFSHNERIFLPRTLGDLAAKNLASLPAVVEAGQTRIAILESDVEDYPGLWLRGTSGSGLTATFPPYPLKEELTGDRDVRVTAAADYLAVTRGSRTYPWRILAVAHRDGELLTNPLVYLLAAPSRVADTSWIKPGKVAWDWWNANNVFGVDFKSGVNTATYKYYIDFAAANGLDYVVLDEGWYKLGNVLDVVPEIDVPELVAYGRQKNVSIVLWVVWKTLEDQLQPALDQFAQWGVRGIKVDFMQRDDQKVMSHYHRVSAEAAKRRLLVDFHGAIRPALLTRTYPNLITTEGVRGNEWNKWSTHITPEHTATLPFTRMMMGPMDFTPGATLNANRTGFAANFARPSSQGTRCHQLALYVVFESPLQMLCDSPSHYLREPDMMEFLRSVPTEWDETRVLDARISDYVVVARRRGADWYLGAITDWNTRELELDLSFLSEGRFTLDEYRDGVNADRFAQDYKRSQVPVNRETKLKLRLAEGGGYAARISAE; from the coding sequence ATGATTCCTCTTCGCGTTGTGCGTTGGTTCGGCTGCCTCGTGGCCTTGAGCGTCGGCGGGTGGTGCGCCGTGCCCAGCCTGCCGGTTCTGCAATCGCCGGACGGGCGCATCGCCGTGCAGATCCGTGCCGGCGGTCAGCTGGCCTACGATGTGTTGGTCGACGAAACCGTCGTGGTGCGGGACGCCACGCTGGCGCTGCAGGTGGAGCAGACGACGCTCGGACGGCCGGCGGAGCTGCGGACCGTGACGCCCCGCCAGCACGACGCGACGGTACAGCCGGTCGTGCGGCAGAAAGCCGCGACGCTGCGCGATCGCTATCACGAACTGCGGCTCGAGTTCGCCGGAAACTACGCGGTGGTCTTCCGGGCCTACGACGAAGGTGTGGCGTATCGCTGGGAGACCCAGCTGGCGCAGTCGGAAGTGAAGGTGTTCGCCGAGGAGGCGGCGTTCAACTTCGCCGATAATCAAACGGTGTGGTATCCCGAAGAGGAGAGTTTCTTCTCGCACAACGAGCGGATTTTCCTGCCGCGTACGCTGGGCGACCTCGCGGCGAAGAACCTCGCGAGCCTTCCCGCCGTGGTGGAAGCGGGCCAGACGCGGATCGCGATCCTCGAATCGGACGTCGAAGACTATCCCGGGTTGTGGCTGCGTGGCACGAGCGGCAGTGGACTGACGGCCACGTTCCCGCCGTATCCGCTGAAAGAGGAACTCACCGGCGACCGCGATGTTCGCGTGACCGCGGCGGCGGATTACCTGGCGGTGACCCGGGGCAGTCGCACTTATCCGTGGCGGATTCTGGCCGTGGCGCATCGCGATGGCGAGCTGCTCACCAATCCGCTCGTCTATCTGCTCGCTGCGCCCTCGCGCGTGGCCGACACCTCGTGGATCAAACCCGGCAAGGTCGCGTGGGATTGGTGGAACGCGAACAATGTCTTCGGAGTGGACTTCAAGTCGGGCGTGAACACTGCGACCTACAAATACTACATCGATTTCGCGGCGGCGAACGGGCTCGACTATGTCGTCCTCGACGAAGGCTGGTATAAGCTCGGCAATGTGCTGGACGTCGTGCCGGAGATCGATGTGCCGGAGCTGGTGGCCTACGGCCGACAAAAGAATGTGAGCATCGTTCTATGGGTGGTTTGGAAGACGCTGGAAGACCAGTTGCAGCCTGCGCTCGACCAGTTCGCGCAATGGGGCGTGCGCGGGATCAAGGTGGATTTCATGCAGCGTGATGACCAGAAGGTGATGAGTCACTATCACCGCGTCAGCGCCGAGGCAGCGAAGCGCCGGCTGCTGGTCGACTTTCACGGCGCGATCCGGCCGGCGCTGCTCACGCGCACCTATCCGAATCTGATCACGACGGAAGGCGTGCGAGGCAATGAGTGGAACAAGTGGAGCACACACATCACGCCCGAGCACACGGCCACGTTGCCGTTTACGCGCATGATGATGGGACCGATGGATTTCACCCCGGGGGCCACGCTCAACGCGAACCGCACGGGATTCGCGGCGAACTTCGCCCGGCCGTCGAGCCAGGGCACGCGCTGCCATCAGCTCGCGCTCTACGTCGTGTTCGAGAGTCCGCTCCAGATGCTCTGCGACTCGCCGTCGCACTATCTTCGCGAGCCCGACATGATGGAGTTTCTGCGGTCGGTGCCCACGGAATGGGACGAGACGCGCGTACTCGATGCGCGTATTTCCGACTACGTGGTCGTGGCTCGGCGTCGTGGCGCCGACTGGTATCTCGGCGCGATCACCGACTGGAATACGCGCGAACTCGAGCTCGACCTGAGCTTTCTGTCCGAAGGGCGATTCACGCTCGACGAATACCGGGACGGTGTGAATGCCGACCGGTTTGCGCAGGATTACAAGCGCTCGCAGGTGCCGGTTAACCGGGAGACCAAGCTGAAGCTGCGGCTGGCCGAGGGCGGCGGCTATGCCGCTCGGATCTCCGCCGAGTAG